The stretch of DNA CCGGGATTCGAGCAGGGCGGGGCACGCTGGCCCGGTCGGGCCGGCCGGCCCGGCGGCCGAGGAGAGAGGCGGGCGGGGAATGGCGGAGTACGAGGGGCCGGTCCGGGTGATCCTGCGGATGGACATCGCCCCGGGCCGGGAGGCGGAGTTCGAGGCCGTCTGGCTGGAGATCGGCGGGCTCATCGGGGCTCAGCCGGCCAACCGGGGCCAGATGCTGGTCCGGTCCGCCGAGGAAGGGGAGGGCCAGGTCTACCACGTGTTCACGGACTGGGCCGACGAGCCCTCCTTCCGCGCGTTCGAGCTCAGCGCGGAGCACGTGGAGCACCGCCGCCGGCTCCGGCCGCTGCGGATCGGCGGGGGGATGACGGTGACGCGGATCGTGCACGACCTGCGCCGGCCCGCGCCCGCGGCGGGCTGAACGCGCGAGCGGTCCCCCGCCGGTCGGGCGGGGGACCGCTCGCGGGTGCCGGGTGCTCAGACCCCGCCGTCCACGTTGAGGGTCACGCCGCTGATGTACGCGGAGGTGTCGCCGGCCAGGAAGAGCACCGCGCCGGCCACGTCCTCGGGCCGGCAGATCCGCCCCAGCGCGGTCATCCCGACGATGCGCTCGACCGCCTCGGGCGGCAGCCCGGCGCCCGGCTCGGTCTCGGTGAGGCCGGGGGCCACGGTGTTGACCCGGATGGCGCGCGGGCCGAGCTCCTTGCACAGCGCCCGGGTGAGGCCGATCAGGGCGGCCTTCGAGGCGGTGTAGTGCACCCCGCGGACGCGACCGCGGAGCGCGACGGACGAGCCCACGTTGACCACCGAGGCGCCGTCGACGAGCAGCGGCAGCGCGGCCTGGGTGACCAGGTACGCCGAGGTGACGTTGTGGTCGATCACCCGGTGCCACTCGGTCTCCGCCAGCTCGCCGAACCAGACCTGGCCGTCCACCCCCACGTTGTTGACCAGCGCGTCCAGCCCGCCCAGCGATTCGCGGACCCGCGCGGCCAGCTCCGCGGCACCGGCCCCGGTGGTCACGTCGGCCTGGACGACGAGATGCCCCTCACCGGTCTCCTTCAGCTCCCGGGCGAGCGAGTCGGCCTCGGCCCCGGCGCTCCTGGAGCACACCGCCACCGTGGCCCCCGCCCGGGCGAAGGCGAGCGCCGTCGCCCGCCCGATGCCCCGGGTGCCGCCGGTGACGAGCACGCGCTTGCCGAGCAGTCCCTGATCCATCTGCTTCTCCTCTGCTGCCGGACCTCGGCCGCCACCGTCGCGCGGCCGTCTCGCGGATGGCTGGACGGCAGCTCGGGCCGGCCTGGTTCGAGCGGTCCGCGATCGGTCCGATAGGCAGGCGAGAGACCCTTCGCGCCATCAGACGAACCGTAGGTTCTCAAGGAAGGTGGGGCGATCCATGCGGGTACTGTTCGCGACCTGGGCGTGGCCTTCGCACCTGTACGCGTTGGTGCCGCTGGCCCGGGCCTGCCGGGCCGCCGGGCACGAGGTGCTGGTCGCCAGTCAGCCGGCGATCCAGGACGAGATCGTCCGCGTCGGCCTGCCGGCGGCCGCGGTCGGGCAGGACGTGGACGCGGCCGGGCTGGTCCGTGGCTATCTGCTGCCGTCCGCCGCCGTCCCCGCCCCCGTGGTGCCGGCCGGACCGGAGGGCCGGGGCCCGCGCGCCATGCGGATGTTCCACGCCCACGCCGACTCCATGGTGGACGACCTCACCGCGCTGGCCCGCGACTGGCGGGCCGATCTGGTGGTGTACGAGCCCACCGCGCTGGCCGGCCCGATCGCCGCCGCGGCGGCCGGGGTGCCCGCGGTGCGGCTGCTGTACGGCACCGATCTGCTGCTGCGGGCGCGGGGCCTGCTGCCCGAGGTGCTCGCGCCGCTGGCCGAGCGCAACGGGGTGGGCGCGTTCGACCCGTTCGGATCCTGCACGGTGGACCCGTGCCCGGACGAGTTCCAGGTGCCGGTCGACTACGAGCGGCTGCCGATGCGGTACGTCCCGTACAACGGGCCCGGTGCGGGCTCGCCCCTGCGGGCGCCGGCCCCCGGCAGGCGCCGGGCCGTGGTGACCTGGGGCCACACGATGGCCAAGATGTCCCCCGCCCACTTCCTCGCCCCGCAGGCCGCCCTGGCCGCCCGCGACGAGGACACCGAGGTGGTGCTCGCCGTCTCCGCCGCGCAGCTCCCGCTGCTCGGCGAGCTCCCCGAGGACGTCACCGTCACCGTGGACGTGCCGCTCCACCTGCTGCTCGCCGACGCGGACCTGGTGGTCTCGCACGGCGGGGCGGGCACCGTGCTGACCGCCCTCCAGGCCGGCCTGCCGCTGCTGCTGGTGCCGCAACTCCCGGACCACGCCGGCCACTCGGCCCGGGTGCTGGCCTGCGGGGCCGGCGAGGTGCTCAGCCGGGACGAGGCCGACCCCGCGCGGCTGCGTGCCGAGGTGCGGCGGCTGCTCGACTCCGGGGCGGAGCGCGCCGCGGCCCGGCGGCTGCGCGAGCGCAACGCCGAGCGGCCCGCCCCGGCCGAGCTGGTGCCCGCCCTCGAAGAACTCACCGATCGCCGGTCGGCATCCGTTCGCTGACCGTCCGTCGAGACCCGACGAAGGAGAGAGCCGTGGAGATCGGAATAGGTCTGCCCACCACCGTCCCGGACAAGGTCGGCCCGGAGGTGCCCCGGTGGGCGCGCCGGGCCGAGGAGTGCGGCTTCGCCAGCCTCGGTGTGCTGGACCGGCTGGTGTACGACAACTTCGAGCCGCTGGTGTCGCTGGCGGCCGCCGCCGCCGTCACCGAGCGGATCAGGCTGGTGACCACCATCCTGATCGCCGGCTACCGCGGCGACGTCGCGCTGCTCGCGAAGCAGGCGGCCACCATCGACGCGATCTCCGAGGGCCGGCTGACGCTCGGCGTCGCCGCCGGCGGCCGGGAGGACGACTACGCCGCGACCGGTACCGGCTACCACGACCGCGGGGCGCGCCTGGACGCCCTGCTCGGCGAGCTGCGGGAGATCTGGGCGGGCCGGGGCACGGTGCCCGGCATCGGGCCCGCGCCGCTGCGGCCGGAGGGCGTACCGCTGCTGGTCGGCGGGCACTCGGCCCGGGCGATGCGGCGGTCCGCGCAGTTCGGCACCGGCTGGATCGCCGGCGGCAACTCCGTCACGGCCTACGCCGAGCAGGTCCGCCAGGCCCGGCAGACCTGGGTCGACGCGGGCCGCACCGACCGGCCCAGGATGGTGGCGATCCTCTACACCCACCTCGGGCCGGACGCGGCCCGGGTGGCCGGTGACTACCTGCGCGCGTACTACTCGTTCATCGGCCCCAAGGCCGAGCGGACGGCCGCCGGTGTGCTGGTCGAGCCGGAGCGGATCCGCGAGGCCGTCCAGGCGTACGCCGAGGCGGGGTGCGACGAGCTGATCCTGCTGCCCTGCACGGCGGACCTCAAGCAGGTCGGGCTGCTGGCGGACGCCGCGCTCTGACCCGGCCGGCCACGGTGAAGGCGCCGGTCCCTCCTGGGGCCGGCGCCTCCGCCGTGCCCGGCCCGCACGCCGAAGGGCGGCCCGCTCCGATCCGGAGCGGGCCGCCCTTCGGCGTGCGGCAGGCGGTCAGCCGGCCAGGGCCACCGCGGTGTCCAGCCCGGCCGAGCGGCTGAGCGCCTCGGCGAGCGAGTCCGTCGCCCCGGCAGCCGGACCGGTGGCGCGCCAGGCGACGAAGGCGTCCGGGCGAACCAGCACCGCGCCGCCCGCCGAGACCCCGTACGCCTCGGCCCAGTCGCGGTCCTTGGGCTTCAACTCGCTCTCCGGGCCGACCCGGTGGACCCGCAGCGGGACACCGAGCCGCTCGGCGGCCTGGGTCGCGGCCTCCGCCCAGGCGGAGCCGGCCTCGTCGGTGAGCAGCACGTAGGAGTCCCAGAACAGGTCGATGGTGGAGACGACCTCGCCGTCCCGCTCGACCCAGACGTGCGGGGCCCGGGTGCCGGGCACGCCGGTGAGCTGGAGCTGCGGGCTGAGCACCGGGCCGTCGCCCTCGCCGGTGATGGAGGAGGAGGTGTAGCGGTACCCGAGGGTGATGATGATGTCGTCCACCATCTCGGCCCGGTCCTGGTCGGTGGCGTGGCCGTGCCGGATCCGGTTGCGGACCATCGCCTGCGCCGCCATCGCGGAGCCGACCGCGTGGCGCTCGGCGTGGTACGTGTCGAGCAGGGGGTCACCCGCCCAGCCCTTGAGCACGGCCGCCAGCTTCCACGCGAGGTTGTGGGCGTCGTGGATGCCGGTGTTGGCGCCGAAGCCGCCGGCCGGCGGGTGCAGGTGGGCGGCGTCGCCGGCCAGGAAGACCCGCTGGGTGCGGAAGCGCTCGGCGACCAGCTGGGCGCCCTGCCACGGCACCTTGTCGACCACCTCGACCGCGAGGTCGGCCTTGCCGGCCGCCGTGCGCACGATCTCGACGCAGCGCTCGTCGGTGAAGTCCTCCGGCTTCTCGCCGCGCTCGGGGTGGTAGATGGGGGCGGCCAGGTACGGGTCGCAGCCGTGCAGCCGGGAGAGGCCCATCAGCGTGCCGTTGACATTGGCGTAGCAGAGGATGAACTTGCGGCCCTTGAGCACCGTCTCCAGCTCGGGCGCCTTGAAGTAGATGCTGAGCGCGTTGAAGACCGTCCCGCGCCCGTGCCGTTCCACCCCGAGGTGCTTGCGGACGCTGCTGTTCGCGCCGTCGGCCCCCACCAGGTAGTCGGCCCGGATGGTGAAGCGCTTGCCGGTGGCGTTCTCCTCGGCGACGGCGGTGACGCCGTCCTCGTCCTGGGTGAACTCGATCAGCCGGGTGCCGAACCGGACGTCCGAGCCGAACTCCCGGGCCTTCTCGACCAGGACCTTCTCGTAGCGGTCCTGCCCGCAGCCCATCACCCGCTCGGGGCTGACCGTCGGGCCGTCCAGCGAGGGGGCCTCCAGGACCACCGCGTCGTCGATCCCGGCGAAGGTGTCGACCTGGATGATCCCGCCCTCGAAGTAGGGGTGGGAGTCGCCCATCTCCAGCGCCCGGATGTCGGCGTGGATGCCGGCGGCCCGGAACAGCTCCAGGGTGCGCGCCTGGAGACCCGGGGCGCGGGGCAGCAGCGACGTACCGTCGCGCTTCTCGAGCACCATCGTGCGGATCCCGTGGCGCCCGCTGAAGAGGGCGGTGGAGAGGCCGACCGGCCCGGCTCCCACGATCAGCACAGGGATGTTCACGTCATACATGCGTGTCCCCTCATGAACTCATGAACAGTGGCGGGTCGATCCGGCACTGCGTCAGGGGTACCGGCGCGAACTCGAGGATTCCTGGCTTCACGGTCGGGCCCCGGGCCGCCGCGACCCCTCCAGACAGGTTCGAGGGTTGCTCCATCTCCGG from Kitasatospora sp. MMS16-BH015 encodes:
- a CDS encoding antibiotic biosynthesis monooxygenase, with amino-acid sequence MAEYEGPVRVILRMDIAPGREAEFEAVWLEIGGLIGAQPANRGQMLVRSAEEGEGQVYHVFTDWADEPSFRAFELSAEHVEHRRRLRPLRIGGGMTVTRIVHDLRRPAPAAG
- a CDS encoding FAD-dependent monooxygenase, producing MYDVNIPVLIVGAGPVGLSTALFSGRHGIRTMVLEKRDGTSLLPRAPGLQARTLELFRAAGIHADIRALEMGDSHPYFEGGIIQVDTFAGIDDAVVLEAPSLDGPTVSPERVMGCGQDRYEKVLVEKAREFGSDVRFGTRLIEFTQDEDGVTAVAEENATGKRFTIRADYLVGADGANSSVRKHLGVERHGRGTVFNALSIYFKAPELETVLKGRKFILCYANVNGTLMGLSRLHGCDPYLAAPIYHPERGEKPEDFTDERCVEIVRTAAGKADLAVEVVDKVPWQGAQLVAERFRTQRVFLAGDAAHLHPPAGGFGANTGIHDAHNLAWKLAAVLKGWAGDPLLDTYHAERHAVGSAMAAQAMVRNRIRHGHATDQDRAEMVDDIIITLGYRYTSSSITGEGDGPVLSPQLQLTGVPGTRAPHVWVERDGEVVSTIDLFWDSYVLLTDEAGSAWAEAATQAAERLGVPLRVHRVGPESELKPKDRDWAEAYGVSAGGAVLVRPDAFVAWRATGPAAGATDSLAEALSRSAGLDTAVALAG
- a CDS encoding nucleotide disphospho-sugar-binding domain-containing protein, whose amino-acid sequence is MRVLFATWAWPSHLYALVPLARACRAAGHEVLVASQPAIQDEIVRVGLPAAAVGQDVDAAGLVRGYLLPSAAVPAPVVPAGPEGRGPRAMRMFHAHADSMVDDLTALARDWRADLVVYEPTALAGPIAAAAAGVPAVRLLYGTDLLLRARGLLPEVLAPLAERNGVGAFDPFGSCTVDPCPDEFQVPVDYERLPMRYVPYNGPGAGSPLRAPAPGRRRAVVTWGHTMAKMSPAHFLAPQAALAARDEDTEVVLAVSAAQLPLLGELPEDVTVTVDVPLHLLLADADLVVSHGGAGTVLTALQAGLPLLLVPQLPDHAGHSARVLACGAGEVLSRDEADPARLRAEVRRLLDSGAERAAARRLRERNAERPAPAELVPALEELTDRRSASVR
- a CDS encoding SDR family NAD(P)-dependent oxidoreductase: MDQGLLGKRVLVTGGTRGIGRATALAFARAGATVAVCSRSAGAEADSLARELKETGEGHLVVQADVTTGAGAAELAARVRESLGGLDALVNNVGVDGQVWFGELAETEWHRVIDHNVTSAYLVTQAALPLLVDGASVVNVGSSVALRGRVRGVHYTASKAALIGLTRALCKELGPRAIRVNTVAPGLTETEPGAGLPPEAVERIVGMTALGRICRPEDVAGAVLFLAGDTSAYISGVTLNVDGGV
- a CDS encoding LLM class flavin-dependent oxidoreductase, coding for MEIGIGLPTTVPDKVGPEVPRWARRAEECGFASLGVLDRLVYDNFEPLVSLAAAAAVTERIRLVTTILIAGYRGDVALLAKQAATIDAISEGRLTLGVAAGGREDDYAATGTGYHDRGARLDALLGELREIWAGRGTVPGIGPAPLRPEGVPLLVGGHSARAMRRSAQFGTGWIAGGNSVTAYAEQVRQARQTWVDAGRTDRPRMVAILYTHLGPDAARVAGDYLRAYYSFIGPKAERTAAGVLVEPERIREAVQAYAEAGCDELILLPCTADLKQVGLLADAAL